In Plasmodium sp. gorilla clade G2 genome assembly, chromosome: 5, one genomic interval encodes:
- a CDS encoding cell cycle regulator protein, putative: MKSFSVENISSQNLMKSSVQRSIKATILKQYPKLEDHIENIFPKKGSLFLGKCINHVTVILGNNELLFFQIRNGPWIPNLKLVHKYPFMMPQIQVDKGAIKHVLRGSNIMCPGVTSPGGKLDDVEANTVVQIRAEDKEFPCAVGITTMSSKEIIEINKDMCIENIHYLNDGLWNFKIET, from the exons ATGAAAAGTTTTTCTGTTGAAAATATTTCATCTCAGAATTTGATGAAATCATCAGTTCAAAGGAGCATAAAAGCAACg aTATTAAAACAATATCCCAAGTTGGAAGAtcatattgaaaatattttccCAAAAAAGGGTTCCTTATTTTTAGGAAAatg tatTAATCATGTTACGGTTATTCTTGGAAATAATGAGCTTTTATTTTTCCAAATAAGAAATGGACCATGGATACCAAATTTAAAATTAGTACacaaat atccTTTTATGATGCCTCAAATACAAGTTGATAAAGGAGCAATAAAACACGTACTAAGAGGTTCCAATATTATGTGCCCTGGAGTAACATCTCCTGGAGGCAAACTTGATGATGTTGAAGCAAATACAGTTGTA CAAATAAGAGCAGAAGATAAAGAATTTCCTTGTGCTGTAGGAATTACCACAATGTCATCAAAAGAAAT tATTGAAATAAATAAGGACATGTGTATTGAGAACatacattatttaaatgatggATTGTGGAA